The DNA region AcctgttaaataaaatgtgaacgattaatctattatattattacacttagaaacgaattttagatagatatagacatatgtatatatatatatatatatatatatatatatatatatatatatatacacacgtacatatatatatatatatatatatatatatatatataggtatgatACGTAAAGAATCGAATTAAGCAAACGATAAGAAACGTtcggtaaaaaataaaatgtaatatttttccgTTCGACACAAATCGAAGAGacttcgatcgttcgtcgatCTCCGACATTTAAATTCGACGAATAATAacgcgaaaaataaaaatattcaaaaataagaaaggccGTTAGATTCTTACCAGATACCAAGAGATCACCCTGACGTGAAAATTCGATTGCATTGACACAACCATAATGAGATAGGAGATCTTTTCTAAACAAGTTCTCGGATCCTCCGAATCTAGAGTTGACGAGTCTTTTACAGTGGTCAATTTTATCGTCGACTTGTCGTGAAAAAACGTAGGAAAGAGGACTAGAATCGGAAAGACGAGCCATTTCTCCGCCTATCGGCACGACACGTATTCCGAAAGGGATACACCACCGTCCTTCTTCAcctttcgtctctttcttccatCTATACAACGACGATTTCTCTCCGTTATTCTTCTTACGAAAATATCACCCTTACACCTTCGTTCTACCTTCTTTACCTCCCTTCTTGCGTAGGAAACTGTAACAGAGTCGCAATCccaacggagaaagagagaaagaaaaagaaaagagagagatggagagagggataaaaagaaagagagagagagagggataaagagggagagagagggagagagaagaaaggaaagagagagagagacagagagggagaaaaagatacagaTACACACTTATACGAGGAAAAAGACGATAGGGGAGCGTGCGATTAATAATACCGgaacgttattattttcttttatccgaGTTTATAATCCGTTTgattataaaatctttcttcGAACAGACATGCCACAAGCTGCTTATATTTAACGAACTTACGTAGAGAACTTCTAGACGTCTAACGTGTGCAGAACACACGCACGCAATGCCAACGCGCACGCAGCTACGTTTACGAGAGATACGCGCGACTTTTTGCTCGGACCACCCGATCAACCTCTGTTGTCTCCTCTTGAGAATTCGAGTCCTCGATCAGCTGATCGCTGTACGATCCCTCCTCGCGGTCAGTTCGAGCCACGACTTCGACTGTTTCCGTACCATTGCGTCGTACTTCGGACCATACTCGCTTTTGTTTTTCCTCGATTGTCTTATACAGTGatacattcttcttttttatacacataAAGTCACGTTATTACTCTATCTTCTATTCATCATAGACGTCGTCTTTGTCAAAATCAGTTTTGGTTGGCTGCTACCCGCCGAATTCGTACACAGAAAAATAACAATCGCAAGCATGGACCCCAGCGCCACGTCGTTAATAACCCGCGTACTTCTCACTGGTCCGCCCGGTATAAACCGCGaattttaaatcttattttatctaCATTCTGCAGAAACCAATGGATATggtaattatttctattccatttcatttttattttcgatatatttttaggaATAGGAAAGACCACGGTATGTATGAATATTGCTTCCATATTGGAAAAGCAAAATCGTACATTCAATGGTTTTTATACGGAAGAAGTACGAGGAGAAAATGGTAGTAGAATAGGTTTTGATATTGTTCTaataaaggataaagagaagaggataCCTTTGGCACGCACAGAGttagtttctattttctttttcgtcatttttttaatgtacgtatttttctattaatacaTAATGTTTAAGTAGAAATAGATTAAGTCAGCAgcaattttctaaatatcgaGTGGGAAACTATCATgtgtttgttaataatttcgaaaattctGTTTTGCCGGTGATAAAAACTGATGTGGTAAGTCATACGACTATTAATTCTATCTATATAaagttaattttataatttttctatttattcatttctcactgatgtcaaatatttttattcatttttatcaaacaGGATATATTACTGATTGATGAAATTGGGAAAATGGAACTATATAGTAAGAAGTTTTATGATGAAgtgttcgatatattttttggcTTGCAGAATAAAAAAACTTATATTGTTGCAACCATACCACAAATGCATAAGGTACCACAACGTTTTTTGACACTATTTCAAAAGCTACATGAAGATAATAGATGTAAGGTTATAAATGTTAATCGtcaaaatcgaaataatctgCCCAATGAAATAGTTTCCATCGTATCATAAATAtctgtttaaaaaaaacacatattttatgtacattataaacatcatttattattaacaaaacaaaatattagttaaataaattctacCAATCacaataaatttgtaaaaaagtaGTCACAAATAATGTGACAAAAAGTGATTGGCTGGAATATTGTACTACATAGTCATGCCAAATCGCATAtgtattagatttttttttttttttctgataatatTCACTGTTTCATAAAAGAAACCACCATTATAcagtaaagaataaattaatgaactAATAAATAACAAGAGTCCTGTCTTTAGAATTTGgctttttacatataaatattttaacataatctttttattcaaaatcgtTTAGaccatatttttcatttgtgcGCAAATATGTCTCTCTTTAATGAATAAGGTGGTTTCATCAAGGGtacaaaatagaaatattccaTCCGCGTCTTCTTGCTTTAAGCAAACAAAAATTGCTGATGCATAATGAGGCGTTGATCTTATCATAGACAAGAAAACTTGATAAATATGTTTGCAAGTTGACTAAACAAGCAAACTTCTTTCAGTTTTGTACCCACCAATAATATGCATTCTTTGCATATACTATGATACAGAAAATTATCTAGCTCCTAAAAAGAATACAATAGTTATTGTTGCAGAGAAGTATAAGTTGCTCTTACCTTCTCCTTTTCagtatcaaatatattatacacacttTGATTGGGCTACTCGTACTcagttatcattatttatttatttttcaataatataccTAAGTTGTTCCACTAGCACATGAATTTTAGTAACGAGTTAGCATATATCATTGGCCTTACATTCGGATGAGGCTAAAAAATACACATGgaagaattacaaaaaaaagtcTTGTTTTAGTGtcatctttataaaaataaaacaaataaaaaatgaaaaaaaaaaataaaaaatggaaaaaaaaataaaacaaaagagatgTATACCACTGCTTCGTATGAGGTGAAGTATGGTTTCATGTCTTTTCCATTAAGCGTGATGAAGGCACCTTGATTACCCATAGTGTCACTAAAAATCCATAATGGAAGTTAATAACACTGTAGAAAAATGTGATTCGCATAATACAAATTCATCCGATTCACCAATAATTAGGAGCAGAAAATACAGTAATGCATTTTCCATCATGTCCAACTTCATAACCTTCATTCTTAACTTCATGACTTCTTACAACATAATCAAGATTATTTAAGGCAAGAAAATTTTGTGTTACATCAGGACCAAATTGTACACCTACACCTCTCTTACTAGGTGCCCTACCCATTTGCGGTTGTGGATCAGACCACAATAATTCACACATTAAACCTTCATCCGGTGGTTGCCTGTTTCTATCAATTTGTTGAATTTCTTCTAAAGTTACATTATCCCTTGAAAACAGTCCACCATGCATTACcttaaaaaacatatatttagTCATGCGTGTGTGGAATTGTAGATacaatataagatataaaataaaataaaaaagataacaagaTTATTATAGGCATATTAATTTAAACTTACAAGTACTCTTTTATTAAGACAATGTGCAAGAGGAAGCCAATTATACACTTCTGTAAACAGATCTGCCATCAGATCAGAATATTTTGCTTTAACTTCCCCATCAAATCCGTACATTTGATTCATAGTAGCAGATTCATGATTACCTAATAAATCAAACACAATACAATTTGATAGTTTTAACTATCTGtagaatagaatatttattacatacctcttgacataaaaaaatgatttggatataataatttaaaaccaaataatgtaaatatacattCTACAGAAAAAGAACCTCTGTCTACAAAATCTCCATTGAATAACTGCACAGTATTAAGGAAATACATTTTGcaacaacaaataaatatttctaaatacataatgctataataaaatatagagcATGATATAAAACATACAAAAGTATTGCTCTTAAAAGGATACATAGGGATTAGTTTCCGATGGTAGTccatttaattcaaatatgtttaataaatcgtaataCTGTCCATGTATGTCACCACAAATCGTAAATTTACTATCTTCAGGTATGGTAATATCAACCAAACTTGGTTGTGCCATAAACCATGCTTTAAcatctaataaaatttgataggCATATTTGCGATGTAacttattttgtttcttatacCAATCTAATAAATCCTGCATGAATTTTAATGTCACTTTGCCATCTTCTAATTTTGGCCCTGCATATTCATCTTCAATAGCTACAAAAGCCAATGATATAGTGTATGAtaagatagatttttataaaatatttatattatatttttttcatagatattTACTATGACTGCtgtatcaagaaaaaaaaaaattgttttaaaaattcatatttaccCATTGCCTCTAGATTAATCATATcagctatattttttttattctcttctacAGAAATAGCTTCTTCAAAAgctaacatttttaatatcttgcAACATTCTGTATATTTTGCCAATGCATCTTTGTCATTTGGTCTTGCTCTAGTTACGGTTTTATAATCC from Vespula vulgaris chromosome 8, iyVesVulg1.1, whole genome shotgun sequence includes:
- the LOC127065818 gene encoding nucleoside-triphosphatase THEP1 translates to MDPSATSLITRVLLTGPPGIGKTTVCMNIASILEKQNRTFNGFYTEEVRGENGSRIGFDIVLIKDKEKRIPLARTENRLSQQQFSKYRVGNYHVFVNNFENSVLPVIKTDVDILLIDEIGKMELYSKKFYDEVFDIFFGLQNKKTYIVATIPQMHKVPQRFLTLFQKLHEDNRCKVINVNRQNRNNLPNEIVSIVS
- the LOC127065815 gene encoding serine/threonine-protein phosphatase 5; translation: MGDNAEIKGVISPEDAAKAEKFKEEANEFFKIQAYEKAIKLYTNAIKLNPNVAVYYGNRSFAYLKTECFGYALTDASKAIKLDKNYVKGYYRRAATYMSLGKFKLALKDYKTVTRARPNDKDALAKYTECCKILKMLAFEEAISVEENKKNIADMINLEAMAIEDEYAGPKLEDGKVTLKFMQDLLDWYKKQNKLHRKYAYQILLDVKAWFMAQPSLVDITIPEDSKFTICGDIHGQYYDLLNIFELNGLPSETNPYLFNGDFVDRGSFSVECIFTLFGFKLLYPNHFFMSRGNHESATMNQMYGFDGEVKAKYSDLMADLFTEVYNWLPLAHCLNKRVLVMHGGLFSRDNVTLEEIQQIDRNRQPPDEGLMCELLWSDPQPQMGRAPSKRGVGVQFGPDVTQNFLALNNLDYVVRSHEVKNEGYEVGHDGKCITVFSAPNYCDTMGNQGAFITLNGKDMKPYFTSYEAVPHPNVRPMIYANSLLKFMC